The genome window AGGACCTCTCCGGCGGGCCCATCTCCGACCTGGGCGCCCACCAGATCGACATCTTCAACTGGTTCCTCGACGCCTATCCGAAGTCCGTCTTCGCCTCCGGCGGGGCCGACTACTACCCCTCGCGCGAGTGGTACGACAACGTGATGGTGATCTACGAGTACGACACTTCCTACGGCCCGGTGCGCGCCTTCTACCAGACGCTCACCACCACCTCAGCCGGCGGCGGCTACTGGGAGTACTTCATGGGCGACGAGGGCTCCATCAAGTTCTCGGAGAACCCGAGCCTCTCCAAGATCTACCGCGAGGAGCGGGCCCCCAGCTGGGACAAGTGGATCGACCTGCACTACCTCACCCAGTCCGAGGCCCCGGCCCCGGCCAAGGACGCCAAGGTGGACGTGCGCGAGACGGCGCCCCTGGCCCAGTTCGACATCCCGGTGGCCCTGGACAAGCCGCCGCACCAGCCGCACCTGGAGAACTTCTTCTCCGCGATCAAGGGGGAGGCCAAGCTCAACGCCGACGGGGAGCACTCCTTCAAGAGCGAGGTCGGCATCTTCCGCGTCAACGAGGCGGTGGCGGCGAGGCGCGTGCTCGAGTTCCAGCCCAGCGACTTCGAGGTGTAGAAACAAGGGTGGGACGTCCGCTCCGCGGCCGTCCTGCTGCCCGCGGAGCGGCCAGCCCACCCGTCGCCCGCGGAGCGGCCGACCCACCTGAAACAGATAATCCAAATTACCGAATTATGAAAAAGACATTGCTGACCCTGGCCGCCGTATCCGCGGCCTCGATACTGGCCGCGGCCGACAAGGCCCCCATCGAGCTGGACTACCCGGCTCCCTTCCTCTCCGGCACTCCGGTGCCCATCGTGCTGCCCAATCTGGAGTCTCCCGACGCCCCCCAGCCCACCGTCCTGGCCCCCGCCGGGGTCTCCAACATCGCCTTCGGCAAGGAAGTCACCTCCTCGGACGACTTCCCCATCATCGGCGAGCTCGAGCTGGTGACCGACGGGGACAAGGAGTCGGAGGAAGGCTACTTCGTGGAGCTGGCCCAGGGCCCGCAATGGGTGCAGATCGACCTGGAGAGCACAGCGACGATCTACGGGCTCGGCCTGTGGCACTTCCACACCCAGAAGCGCGCCTACGTGGACGTGGTGGTGCAGCTCTCCGACGACGAGTCGTTCGAGAGCGGCGTGACGACGGTCTTCAACAACGACCACGACAACTCGCTGGGCTTCGGGGCGGGCCGGGACATGGCCTACGTGGAGACCAACAAGGGCAAGCTGATCGGCGCGAAGGAGACGAAGGCCCGCTACGTTCGCCTGTACTCCGACGGCAACACCAGCAACGAGATGAACCACTACGTCGAGGTGGAAGTCTTTGGAGAGTACTAGCTCCAAGTCGTATCTTTTCTGGGTCCCAGCAATCGTCTTGCTGGGACTCGCTTTTTGGCTGCGCAGCGAGAGTTCGCAGCTTCGTCTTTTCCATGCCGACGAGGGCGTCCAGTCCTATCAGGCTTGGCGTTTGATAGAGACGGGGGAGTATCGCTACGACCCCAGCGAGCACCATGGACCGCTGCTTTACTATTTGGCCAAATGGATGTCTCCGTTTCTCGAGGACGAGGCAGGTCAATTATCCGATGACGGTATGCGGCGGGTACCGATCCTTTTCAGCCTTGCCACCCTGGTTTTGGGCTTGCTGGCGTTTCGCGGGGAAGGAATGGGCTTGGCTCTGCTATGGGGATTGCTCTTCGCGGCGGCTCCTTTGAATGTGATCTACGGATCGTACTTCGTCCAGGAGGCCTTGCTGGTCTGTTTCACGGTGGTGTTTCTGGTTGCGGTCTATCGCTACTGGCAGCGGCCTTGTTGGAAGTGGGCGAGGGTTGTGGGTTTCTCGCTTGGCCTCATGCATGTCACTAAGGAGACTGCCGTTATCCATGTGATGGCTATCGGCTTGGCTTGCGTATTGGTCGCTTGGATACGAAGGAATAAAATCTCGGTAGGACCGCTTACCTTGCTCAAGCACGCATCAGTCGCGATCGCCTTTGCCTTGCTCTTGCATTGCCTTTTCTTCTCCTCGTTTTTTCGCAACCCGCAAGGTATCTGGGATGGTTTTGCCACTTTTTTTCACTACGCGGATCGCTCGCAGGGACAGGGACATGAAAAGCCCATGTTTTATTACCTGAGCTTGCTGTTGCCGCAGCGACTGGAAGGGGTTCGCTGGGGCGAGTTGGCGTTTTTAGTAGCG of Pelagicoccus enzymogenes contains these proteins:
- a CDS encoding discoidin domain-containing protein — its product is MGRPLRGRPAARGAASPPVARGAADPPETDNPNYRIMKKTLLTLAAVSAASILAAADKAPIELDYPAPFLSGTPVPIVLPNLESPDAPQPTVLAPAGVSNIAFGKEVTSSDDFPIIGELELVTDGDKESEEGYFVELAQGPQWVQIDLESTATIYGLGLWHFHTQKRAYVDVVVQLSDDESFESGVTTVFNNDHDNSLGFGAGRDMAYVETNKGKLIGAKETKARYVRLYSDGNTSNEMNHYVEVEVFGEY
- a CDS encoding flippase activity-associated protein Agl23: MESTSSKSYLFWVPAIVLLGLAFWLRSESSQLRLFHADEGVQSYQAWRLIETGEYRYDPSEHHGPLLYYLAKWMSPFLEDEAGQLSDDGMRRVPILFSLATLVLGLLAFRGEGMGLALLWGLLFAAAPLNVIYGSYFVQEALLVCFTVVFLVAVYRYWQRPCWKWARVVGFSLGLMHVTKETAVIHVMAIGLACVLVAWIRRNKISVGPLTLLKHASVAIAFALLLHCLFFSSFFRNPQGIWDGFATFFHYADRSQGQGHEKPMFYYLSLLLPQRLEGVRWGELAFLVAVLVGIFRTFWRVKEKGFSAFVVLSGLLMFLVYSLIPYKNPWLLLGPYCLLCFAAALGVVDLLRMGITEAEPLRRWTLLAAGGGVLLLVGAELRVNVDKAIFRYASATRNPYLYMHTTPRYAKLLERLESVPAGIDVSVYSSDAAWPLPWHLRERERIGYWTDLETFERGGIDLIDTRLLEGREGLLGDGGFWELHGLRPNTLLALRADDGIAAEWIKANAKD